A window of Ammospiza caudacuta isolate bAmmCau1 chromosome 29, bAmmCau1.pri, whole genome shotgun sequence contains these coding sequences:
- the PPAN gene encoding suppressor of SWI4 1 homolog isoform X2, translating to MGRPGKSRFQRQQRAQARQRSEQEFSSVPHSFVFARGRAGRSLRGLCKDLRKVLEPFTARNLQVRRRNSLRDVLAVAGPLGVSQFLVLSKSQSGVNLKLFRLPGGPTLTFKVLQYSLVRDVVSALRRHRMHEQQFLHPPLLVLGNFGAQARMELRLLAGMFQGMFPAINVHRVNLNSVRRCLLISYDAESELLHFRHYVRVVPVGLSRGLRRILGEKFPNLARMGDVSELLTRDAALSESEAEPDGPQNVLELPQNCAGRGNAVTQQSAIRVTEIGPRLTLQLLKVEEGLGQGNVLYHGLAPKGEQELRELQAWRERRLQVRAERRRLQEQNLERKRKQREQHRERSLAGMGRAPGVPPGVPTGATSTGDTAGGPGGDSDVEDPGAPGPGEAEASDEDEAEYYREELGEEPDADLFPGSSKRKRSRSAAPRAPKRRKRSPKSHPGTPKSHPGTPKSHSGTPKSTPGSRKFTPGTPKSHPGNAKFRRGTPKSQQETPKSQPGTSKSHPGHPKNPKSHPGHPKNPKSRRGKLLSPQKIPNFPRPGRARKRKN from the exons ATGGGGCGGCCCGGAAAG AGCCGTTTCCAGCGGCAGCAGCGCGCCCAGGCCCGGCAGCGCTCGGAGCAGGAATTCTCCTCCGTCCCTCACTCGTTCGTGTTCGCCCGCGGCCGCGCCGGGAGGAGCCTCCGGGGCCTCTGCAAGGACCTCAGGAAGGTTCTGGAACCTTTCACGGCCAGAAACctgcag gtGCGCCGGCGCAATTCCCTGCGGGACGTGCTGGCCGTGGCCGGGCCCCTGGGGGTGTCGCAGTTCCTGGTGCTCAGCAAATCCCAGAGCGGCGTCAACCTG aAACTTTTCCGCCTGCCCGGGGGTCCCACCCTGACCTTCAAAGTGCTCCAG TACTCCCTGGTGCGGGACGTGGTCTCAGCCCTGCGCAGGCACCGCATGCACGAGCAGCAGTTCCTGCACCCCCCTCTGTTGGTGCTGGGCAATTTCGGGGCGCAGGCGCGgatggagctgaggctgctggcagggatgtTCCAGGGCATGTTCCCGGCCATCAACGTCCACAGG GTGAACCTGAACTCCGTCCGTCGCTGTTTGCTCATCTCCTACGACGCCGAGTCCGAGCTGCTGCACTTCCGCCACTA TGTCCGGGTGGTTCCGGTCGGGCTCAGCCGGGGCCTGCGGAGAATCCTCGGGGAGAAATTCCCAAACCTGGCGCGGATGGGGGACGTCAGCGAGCTGCTCACCCG TGACGCCGCCCTGTCCGAGAGCGAGGCGGAGCCGGACGGGCCCCAGAACGTTCTGGAACTGCCCCAGAACTGCGCGGGGAGAGGGAACGCGGTGACACAGCAGAGCGCCATCAGGGTGACAGAG atcGGGCCCCGTCTGacgctgcagctgctgaaggtggaggaggggctgggccagggcaacGTCCTGTACCACGGGCTGG cccccaagggcGAGCAGGAGCTCCGCGAGCTCCAGGCCTGGCGCGAGCGGCGCCTCCAGGTGagggcggagcggcggcggctgcaggagcagaacctGGAGAGGAAACGGAAACAGAGGGAACAGCACAG GGAGCGCAGCCTGGCCGGGATGGGCCGggccccaggtgtccccccaggtgtccccacaggtgccacCAGCACAGGTGACACCGCAGGTGGCCCTGGGGGTGACAGCGACGTCGAGGACCCCGGCGCACCTGGGCCAGGTGAGGCCGAGGCGTCGGACGAGGACGAGGCCGAATATtacagagaggagctgggggaggagCCGGACGCAG ATTTGTTCCCCGGCAGCTCCAAGAGGAAGCGAAGCCGCTCGGCCGCGCCCCGAGCCCCGAAACGACGGAAGAGgagcccaaaatcccatcctggaaccccaaaatcccatcctggaacccccaaatcccactcaGGAACACCAAAATCCACACCTGGATCCCGAAAATTCacaccaggaaccccaaaatcccatcctggAAATGCCAAATTTCGTCgtggcaccccaaaatcccaacaggaaaccccaaaatcccaacctGGAAcctccaaatcccacccaggacaccccaaaaatcccaaatcccacccaggacaccccaaaaatcccaaatcccgcCGTGGGAAACTCCTGagcccccaaaaaatcccaaatttccctcgGCCAGGACGGGCCcggaaaaggaaaaattga
- the PPAN gene encoding suppressor of SWI4 1 homolog isoform X1 encodes MGRPGKSRFQRQQRAQARQRSEQEFSSVPHSFVFARGRAGRSLRGLCKDLRKVLEPFTARNLQVRRRNSLRDVLAVAGPLGVSQFLVLSKSQSGVNLKLFRLPGGPTLTFKVLQYSLVRDVVSALRRHRMHEQQFLHPPLLVLGNFGAQARMELRLLAGMFQGMFPAINVHRVNLNSVRRCLLISYDAESELLHFRHYSVRVVPVGLSRGLRRILGEKFPNLARMGDVSELLTRDAALSESEAEPDGPQNVLELPQNCAGRGNAVTQQSAIRVTEIGPRLTLQLLKVEEGLGQGNVLYHGLAPKGEQELRELQAWRERRLQVRAERRRLQEQNLERKRKQREQHRERSLAGMGRAPGVPPGVPTGATSTGDTAGGPGGDSDVEDPGAPGPGEAEASDEDEAEYYREELGEEPDADLFPGSSKRKRSRSAAPRAPKRRKRSPKSHPGTPKSHPGTPKSHSGTPKSTPGSRKFTPGTPKSHPGNAKFRRGTPKSQQETPKSQPGTSKSHPGHPKNPKSHPGHPKNPKSRRGKLLSPQKIPNFPRPGRARKRKN; translated from the exons ATGGGGCGGCCCGGAAAG AGCCGTTTCCAGCGGCAGCAGCGCGCCCAGGCCCGGCAGCGCTCGGAGCAGGAATTCTCCTCCGTCCCTCACTCGTTCGTGTTCGCCCGCGGCCGCGCCGGGAGGAGCCTCCGGGGCCTCTGCAAGGACCTCAGGAAGGTTCTGGAACCTTTCACGGCCAGAAACctgcag gtGCGCCGGCGCAATTCCCTGCGGGACGTGCTGGCCGTGGCCGGGCCCCTGGGGGTGTCGCAGTTCCTGGTGCTCAGCAAATCCCAGAGCGGCGTCAACCTG aAACTTTTCCGCCTGCCCGGGGGTCCCACCCTGACCTTCAAAGTGCTCCAG TACTCCCTGGTGCGGGACGTGGTCTCAGCCCTGCGCAGGCACCGCATGCACGAGCAGCAGTTCCTGCACCCCCCTCTGTTGGTGCTGGGCAATTTCGGGGCGCAGGCGCGgatggagctgaggctgctggcagggatgtTCCAGGGCATGTTCCCGGCCATCAACGTCCACAGG GTGAACCTGAACTCCGTCCGTCGCTGTTTGCTCATCTCCTACGACGCCGAGTCCGAGCTGCTGCACTTCCGCCACTA CAGTGTCCGGGTGGTTCCGGTCGGGCTCAGCCGGGGCCTGCGGAGAATCCTCGGGGAGAAATTCCCAAACCTGGCGCGGATGGGGGACGTCAGCGAGCTGCTCACCCG TGACGCCGCCCTGTCCGAGAGCGAGGCGGAGCCGGACGGGCCCCAGAACGTTCTGGAACTGCCCCAGAACTGCGCGGGGAGAGGGAACGCGGTGACACAGCAGAGCGCCATCAGGGTGACAGAG atcGGGCCCCGTCTGacgctgcagctgctgaaggtggaggaggggctgggccagggcaacGTCCTGTACCACGGGCTGG cccccaagggcGAGCAGGAGCTCCGCGAGCTCCAGGCCTGGCGCGAGCGGCGCCTCCAGGTGagggcggagcggcggcggctgcaggagcagaacctGGAGAGGAAACGGAAACAGAGGGAACAGCACAG GGAGCGCAGCCTGGCCGGGATGGGCCGggccccaggtgtccccccaggtgtccccacaggtgccacCAGCACAGGTGACACCGCAGGTGGCCCTGGGGGTGACAGCGACGTCGAGGACCCCGGCGCACCTGGGCCAGGTGAGGCCGAGGCGTCGGACGAGGACGAGGCCGAATATtacagagaggagctgggggaggagCCGGACGCAG ATTTGTTCCCCGGCAGCTCCAAGAGGAAGCGAAGCCGCTCGGCCGCGCCCCGAGCCCCGAAACGACGGAAGAGgagcccaaaatcccatcctggaaccccaaaatcccatcctggaacccccaaatcccactcaGGAACACCAAAATCCACACCTGGATCCCGAAAATTCacaccaggaaccccaaaatcccatcctggAAATGCCAAATTTCGTCgtggcaccccaaaatcccaacaggaaaccccaaaatcccaacctGGAAcctccaaatcccacccaggacaccccaaaaatcccaaatcccacccaggacaccccaaaaatcccaaatcccgcCGTGGGAAACTCCTGagcccccaaaaaatcccaaatttccctcgGCCAGGACGGGCCcggaaaaggaaaaattga